The genomic region CGGGGGCGACCTGGCGACGCTCGGCTTCGACGAGTCGCTGAGCGCCATCGAGGCGGTCGACCGTGCCGAGCAGCGGGTCTACGGGCTCGCCGACCAGCGCCGGGTCACCGAGGCCACCCACGTCGCCCCGGTGCTCAAGGACACCTGGACCCAGCTCGAGACCCTGCTCGGCAAGCGCCAGTTCGTCACCGGGGTGCCGACCAACTTCAGCGAGCTCGACCAGGTCACCCAGGGGCTGCAGCCGAGCGAGCTGATCATCCTCGCCGCCCGTCCCTCGGTGGGCAAGACCGCCTTCGCGCTCAACGTCGCCCGCAACGCCTCGGTGCTCGCCAAGCAGCCCACCTGCATCTTCTCCCTCGAGATGTCGAAGGAGTCGCTGGTGCAGCGGCTGCTCTGCAGCGAGGCCAAGGTCGACTCCTTCCTGCTCAAGACCGGGCAGGCCGACGCCGCGGTCTTCTCGCGGATCGCCCAGGCGATGGACCGGCTCACCCAGGCCGACCTCTACATCGACGACACCCCGGCGCTCTCGATCAACGCGCTGCGCAGCCGGGCCCGCCGGATGAAGGCGCAGTACGGCATCAGGCTGATCGTGGTCGACTACCTCCAGCTGATGCGCGGCGGCCGCCAGGAGTCGCGCGTCCAGGAGGTGTCGGACATCTCCTCGGGGCTGAAGTCGATCGCCAAGGAGCTCAAGACCCCGGTGCTCGCGCTCTCCCAGCTCTCCCGCGAGTCCGAGCGCCGCACCGACCGCAAGCCCCAGCTCAGCGACCTGCGCGACTCCGGCTCGATCGAGCAGGACGCCGACATCGTGCTCTTCCTCTACCGCAAGGGG from Candidatus Dormiibacterota bacterium harbors:
- the dnaB gene encoding replicative DNA helicase, with amino-acid sequence MITSTPPVGRTLPHDHEAEVSVLGALMLDPNAVSMVRDRLVPEDFYSERHGHIYRASLILADQGQPIDPLMLRSQLERNGALGQAGGVEYLAELSASVFTAASIQHWADIVYELALKRRLITAGGDLATLGFDESLSAIEAVDRAEQRVYGLADQRRVTEATHVAPVLKDTWTQLETLLGKRQFVTGVPTNFSELDQVTQGLQPSELIILAARPSVGKTAFALNVARNASVLAKQPTCIFSLEMSKESLVQRLLCSEAKVDSFLLKTGQADAAVFSRIAQAMDRLTQADLYIDDTPALSINALRSRARRMKAQYGIRLIVVDYLQLMRGGRQESRVQEVSDISSGLKSIAKELKTPVLALSQLSRESERRTDRKPQLSDLRDSGSIEQDADIVLFLYRKGMHDQEVDRSVTELIVAKNRNGPVRDIDLVFVAEQTAFREPFRGRPEG